Genomic DNA from Pelosinus sp. UFO1:
ATATTACTTGCAAAAGATTGAGCCACAAAAATTTGTTGTTAGTAATTTTCAAAAAGAAATAAGCGATTTATCACCGCAATTTGTTAAAATATATAACGAAGCTTATAATGCTGAAACGTTTGGTTTGTTAGAAATTTGTGGACCTGGATATCGTAAAGCCCTTGAGTTTCTAATAAAAGATTATCTTATAGAAAATAATCCTGATAATGAAAATGATATAAAAACAAAAATGCTATCTCCTTGTATAAACACATATATATCTGATGTAAATATAAAGTTCTGTGCAGAACGTGCTGCTTGGGTAGGTAATGACGAAACACATTATGTTCGACGTTGGGATAATAAAGATTTGCAGGATTTAAAAATGTTAATTCAGTTAACAGTTAATTGGATTATGAATGAAATTTTTACCGAAAAATTTCGAAGTGAAATGCCATAAATAAGGGTTGTATGCTCTAAGCGTCCCAACTACGAGGCGCTTTATTATATTCTGCAGGATAATACTTCCTTTTGTAGAACTGTGTATAAAATGGTAAAAGGATAAAGGAGATATGCTTTATGGGAAATAGAATAGCTGTTGTAACAATTGCTGTAGAATTTAAAAATGGCCATAATTACACAGA
This window encodes:
- a CDS encoding DUF4145 domain-containing protein, coding for MVKREMVIIPTVKDPDGSNQEADKIPEICPHCQSSISVKHIISKHIKIESIFYLQVVYSCPNQKCKEIIVATYEYNSGQYYLQKIEPQKFVVSNFQKEISDLSPQFVKIYNEAYNAETFGLLEICGPGYRKALEFLIKDYLIENNPDNENDIKTKMLSPCINTYISDVNIKFCAERAAWVGNDETHYVRRWDNKDLQDLKMLIQLTVNWIMNEIFTEKFRSEMP